The Shewanella zhangzhouensis genome has a window encoding:
- a CDS encoding MBL fold metallo-hydrolase RNA specificity domain-containing protein has protein sequence MSMTLTFWGATAEVTGSCHLLELNGKRLLLDCGLLQGGKQQEARNREPFPFDPASLDAVVLSHAHIDHSGRLPLLVKQGYSGPIYTHSATLDLCAILLKDAAMLQGRDTERQNKKRLKQGLEPLEALFDEQDVDVAMTRFIPLEYGMRLDPVPGVTITLRDAGHILGSALLELELDDGQRQKRLVFSGDLGRAGMPILRDPDLVDRADLVLMESTYGNRLHRSWEATLEELKGIFAKAISDSRGNILIPAFSVGRAQELLYLFHLNAKDWDLSRWTICLDSPMAIEATKVYIRHLPLMDDDFKRFVRQHPGKHPLLTDVEFIQSTDESIALNEVHQGLIIIAGSGMCNGGRIRCHLEHNLYRPECDVIICGYQAEGTPGRALVDGVDKLTINGQSIDVRARIHTVGGLSAHADQAELLRWYHHFEGRPPLVLVHGEKEAQEILMATLENEPEPPKAISAASYGDHLDLAALPRLSWLYQGKAPG, from the coding sequence ATGAGTATGACCCTGACGTTTTGGGGAGCCACAGCGGAAGTCACAGGCTCCTGTCACTTACTGGAACTCAACGGTAAACGCCTGCTGCTGGATTGCGGCCTCCTGCAGGGAGGCAAGCAGCAGGAAGCCCGAAATCGCGAACCCTTCCCTTTCGACCCCGCAAGCCTGGATGCCGTGGTCTTATCCCATGCCCACATTGACCATTCCGGTCGATTGCCTCTGCTGGTAAAGCAAGGCTACAGCGGCCCCATTTATACCCACAGCGCCACCCTCGACCTCTGCGCAATACTCCTTAAAGATGCGGCCATGCTGCAGGGCAGGGACACAGAGCGGCAAAACAAAAAGCGGCTGAAACAAGGATTGGAACCTTTGGAAGCACTTTTCGATGAGCAGGATGTGGATGTTGCCATGACCCGCTTTATCCCGCTGGAATATGGCATGCGGCTGGACCCTGTTCCGGGGGTGACCATCACCCTCAGGGATGCCGGGCATATTCTGGGCTCGGCACTGCTGGAGCTGGAGCTGGATGACGGCCAGCGCCAGAAACGTCTGGTGTTTTCAGGCGATTTGGGGCGGGCCGGTATGCCGATACTGCGGGATCCCGATTTGGTGGACCGCGCCGATCTGGTGCTCATGGAGTCTACCTATGGCAACCGCCTGCACCGCAGCTGGGAAGCCACACTGGAAGAGCTTAAAGGAATTTTTGCCAAGGCCATCAGCGACAGTCGCGGCAATATTCTTATCCCGGCATTCTCGGTGGGCCGGGCGCAGGAGCTGTTGTACCTGTTTCATTTGAATGCCAAAGACTGGGACCTTTCGCGCTGGACCATTTGCCTGGATAGCCCCATGGCCATTGAGGCCACCAAGGTGTACATACGCCACTTGCCGCTGATGGATGATGATTTCAAACGCTTTGTGCGCCAACATCCGGGTAAGCACCCCTTGCTCACGGACGTGGAGTTTATTCAAAGCACCGACGAGTCCATCGCACTGAATGAGGTACATCAGGGGCTCATTATCATTGCAGGCAGTGGCATGTGTAACGGCGGGCGTATCCGTTGCCATCTGGAACACAACCTCTACCGACCCGAATGCGACGTGATCATCTGCGGCTATCAGGCCGAAGGCACACCGGGCAGGGCGTTGGTGGATGGGGTGGATAAGCTGACTATCAATGGGCAATCCATTGATGTGCGCGCCCGTATTCATACCGTGGGCGGTCTGTCGGCCCATGCGGATCAGGCCGAACTGCTGCGTTGGTATCATCACTTCGAGGGGCGGCCGCCGCTGGTGCTGGTGCATGGCGAAAAAGAAGCCCAGGAAATTTTAATGGCCACCCTCGAGAATGAGCCCGAGCCACCCAAAGCAATCAGTGCGGCCAGTTATGGCGATCATCTTGATCTGGCGGCTTTGCCACGGCTCAGCTGGTTGTATCAGGGCAAAGCCCCCGGCTGA
- a CDS encoding DMT family transporter — protein sequence MLPIALKLSADFIDPVTLTWFRFLVALIVSVAVQWLGGRLRQFAALAKQDWLLLLGAAVLLMANYVSFVYSLDYLAPGVAQLSFQTAPFFLAFGGVMFFAERLKAVQLGCFALLAVGMYLFFAPRLSFEGDAGELLLGLAIVQFSALAWTSYALIQKALIPRISPANVLLFIYGVGVVLMAPFCEFTAFGAMDTNAWLVAGFCAINTLVAYGCFGQSMKYWPTAQVSAMLALTPIVSFSLTAAVVAFGWWPESFQSDALSSVSMMGIVLIVLAVATLQLLPRYLASFSKPGSVQP from the coding sequence ATGCTTCCCATCGCGCTCAAATTATCGGCCGACTTTATCGACCCTGTTACCCTGACCTGGTTTCGGTTTTTGGTAGCCCTGATTGTCAGTGTGGCGGTGCAATGGTTAGGCGGCCGGTTGCGGCAGTTTGCAGCGTTGGCAAAGCAGGACTGGCTGCTCCTCCTTGGCGCGGCTGTGCTGCTGATGGCCAATTATGTTTCCTTCGTTTACTCCCTCGATTATCTGGCGCCCGGTGTGGCGCAGCTCAGCTTCCAGACGGCGCCTTTCTTTCTGGCGTTTGGCGGAGTGATGTTTTTCGCCGAGCGATTGAAGGCGGTGCAGCTTGGATGTTTTGCCTTGCTCGCCGTAGGCATGTATCTGTTTTTTGCTCCCAGATTAAGTTTTGAAGGGGATGCCGGTGAGCTCTTGTTGGGGCTTGCCATAGTGCAGTTTTCGGCGCTGGCCTGGACCAGTTATGCCCTTATCCAAAAGGCGCTCATCCCCAGGATTTCACCGGCCAATGTGCTGCTGTTTATCTACGGTGTGGGTGTGGTGCTGATGGCGCCCTTTTGTGAGTTCACAGCCTTTGGGGCCATGGATACCAATGCCTGGTTGGTGGCAGGCTTTTGCGCTATCAATACCCTGGTGGCCTACGGCTGTTTTGGTCAGTCGATGAAGTATTGGCCCACGGCGCAGGTGAGCGCCATGCTTGCCCTGACACCCATAGTCAGCTTCAGTTTAACGGCGGCTGTCGTCGCCTTTGGCTGGTGGCCAGAGAGCTTCCAGTCCGATGCCCTGAGCTCTGTGAGCATGATGGGAATAGTGCTGATTGTGCTGGCGGTGGCCACGCTTCAATTGTTGCCAAGATATCTGGCTTCGTTCAGTAAACCCGGGAGCGTGCAGCCATGA
- a CDS encoding HAD family hydrolase, protein MSRQAQPPLWLSDIRAVVFDLDGTLAHSNPDFPAIRQALGLTAGQDILAHIAGLPAAEQGDAMATVHHYEMAASHQAEWIGGAAELLQFVQQIPLPTAILTRNMRQAAQLTLSRLGLSVGVLLTREDAPAKPDPAGLIHIMQIWQLAPHQVLYVGDYLFDLQTAHSAGCRSALYCPEGKPDYADLADLLVPCYFEFIDLWRGAE, encoded by the coding sequence ATGAGCCGTCAGGCACAGCCGCCGCTCTGGCTTTCGGACATTCGCGCCGTTGTCTTCGACCTCGATGGCACCCTGGCCCATTCCAACCCAGACTTTCCGGCTATCCGGCAGGCGCTCGGGCTCACTGCCGGGCAGGATATTCTGGCCCATATTGCAGGTTTACCTGCGGCGGAGCAGGGCGATGCCATGGCGACAGTGCATCACTATGAAATGGCGGCCTCTCATCAGGCTGAATGGATAGGGGGCGCAGCGGAACTGCTGCAGTTTGTGCAGCAAATACCGCTGCCGACGGCGATTTTGACCCGCAATATGCGTCAGGCCGCACAGCTGACGCTGTCGCGTCTGGGATTATCGGTTGGCGTCTTGCTGACCCGGGAAGATGCGCCGGCCAAGCCCGACCCTGCCGGCCTCATCCACATCATGCAAATCTGGCAGCTTGCGCCGCACCAGGTGCTCTACGTTGGTGATTATCTGTTTGACCTGCAGACGGCCCATAGCGCCGGTTGCCGGTCGGCGCTCTACTGCCCGGAGGGGAAGCCGGACTATGCCGATCTGGCTGACTTGCTGGTGCCCTGTTATTTTGAGTTCATTGATTTGTGGCGCGGCGCTGAATAA
- a CDS encoding MliC family protein: protein MKLSIITGVFTLAFLGVAAAEAPSFDCSKLADNAPSAEKLVCSDPALAALDRRLADTYKAALMKAVNEHPPTLKAEQRGWIKGRNECWKSEELAACVAQSYRTRTAELQALYRLVPMKGPFSWRCGDNSEVIISYFDTAPASAIAERGDSVSLMFVAPSGSGARYQGPNESFWEHQGEAEVVWGYGAPALKCTLVP, encoded by the coding sequence ATGAAACTCAGCATAATCACCGGTGTTTTTACATTGGCATTTCTGGGCGTGGCGGCAGCCGAGGCTCCTTCTTTTGATTGCAGTAAATTAGCTGACAATGCTCCCTCGGCCGAAAAGCTGGTGTGTAGCGACCCGGCGCTGGCTGCGCTTGACAGAAGATTGGCAGATACCTATAAGGCGGCCCTGATGAAGGCTGTCAATGAACATCCACCAACCCTCAAGGCGGAGCAGCGGGGCTGGATTAAAGGCCGCAATGAGTGCTGGAAATCCGAAGAACTGGCCGCTTGTGTGGCCCAGAGCTATCGAACCCGGACGGCGGAATTACAGGCACTCTATCGTTTGGTGCCCATGAAGGGCCCTTTCAGTTGGCGCTGCGGCGATAACAGCGAAGTGATTATCAGCTATTTTGACACCGCCCCCGCAAGTGCCATCGCCGAGCGGGGCGATTCTGTGTCGCTGATGTTTGTTGCCCCAAGCGGCAGCGGCGCACGCTATCAGGGACCCAATGAAAGCTTTTGGGAGCATCAGGGCGAAGCCGAAGTGGTTTGGGGGTATGGTGCACCTGCGCTCAAGTGTACATTGGTACCTTGA
- a CDS encoding alkaline phosphatase, whose amino-acid sequence MKHKSLLAVAIAAALMSGCNDDKTVEVIKEVEVIKEVAPEEITSVKNVILMIGDGMGAQQVGLLEEYARRAPHSTYNSKGNQTALKRLGDAGQMGLSLNGPDGSLVVDSACSASQLATGKAAGSEMIGLDAQGYVVETILEKAKAKGKATGLVSDTRLTHATPAAFAAHQPHRSYESAIAAELIDKAVVDVMLSGGAREFIPQDAGSNDAVKAELAALGAGTSVVKKSKRKDDRNLVKEAKDTKGYQLAFDKAQLNAADGDKLLGLFANSGMMDAIAYKACQEAGDCKEPSLREMTLKALDILSRDEDGFFLMIEGGQIDWAGHINDAGWMLHELLRFDEAVDAVYKWVKDRDDTLVIVTADHETGSFGLSYSRKDLPDAQSLPGDGMQGADYQPNFNFGSLDKLDRLYAQSGTFYNMMDMVSADWAFDSSTGDEWAGAINHYSDFKVTPEQAAPVALREANEYWVDGHSYLSATVFPKVNDFKEFYVYADEVHANLIGRALAADQNVVWGTGTHTAAPVPVYAFGPYGVTKQFSTMQHHTEVGQKMMAALLGE is encoded by the coding sequence ATGAAACACAAAAGCCTGCTGGCAGTAGCCATCGCAGCCGCACTGATGAGCGGTTGCAACGACGATAAAACGGTTGAAGTGATCAAGGAAGTGGAAGTCATCAAGGAAGTGGCTCCCGAGGAAATCACCTCGGTGAAGAACGTCATCCTGATGATCGGTGATGGTATGGGTGCCCAGCAGGTTGGTCTGCTCGAAGAATACGCCCGCCGTGCCCCGCACTCCACCTACAACAGCAAAGGGAACCAAACCGCCCTCAAGCGCCTGGGTGATGCTGGCCAGATGGGTCTGTCGCTCAATGGCCCCGATGGCAGCCTGGTAGTGGACTCAGCCTGCTCTGCCAGCCAGCTGGCAACCGGCAAGGCGGCAGGTTCAGAAATGATTGGCCTGGATGCCCAGGGTTATGTGGTTGAAACCATCCTTGAGAAAGCCAAAGCCAAAGGCAAGGCAACAGGTCTGGTCTCTGACACCCGCCTGACTCACGCCACCCCCGCGGCCTTCGCCGCCCACCAGCCACATCGCAGCTATGAGTCTGCCATTGCCGCCGAGCTTATCGACAAGGCCGTGGTAGACGTGATGCTCTCCGGTGGTGCCCGCGAATTCATTCCTCAGGATGCCGGCAGCAACGACGCGGTAAAAGCCGAGCTGGCCGCCCTGGGCGCCGGCACGTCGGTTGTGAAAAAATCCAAGCGTAAGGACGATCGCAATCTGGTCAAAGAAGCCAAGGATACCAAGGGCTACCAGCTGGCATTCGACAAGGCGCAGCTCAATGCCGCCGACGGCGACAAGTTGCTGGGTCTGTTTGCCAACTCCGGCATGATGGATGCCATCGCCTACAAGGCCTGTCAGGAAGCCGGTGATTGTAAAGAACCTTCGCTGCGTGAAATGACCCTCAAAGCACTGGATATTCTGTCCAGGGACGAAGACGGCTTCTTCCTGATGATTGAAGGCGGCCAGATTGACTGGGCCGGCCACATCAATGATGCCGGCTGGATGCTGCACGAGCTGCTGCGTTTCGACGAAGCCGTGGATGCCGTTTATAAGTGGGTTAAAGACCGCGACGATACCCTGGTAATTGTCACTGCCGACCACGAAACCGGCAGCTTTGGGTTAAGCTACAGCCGCAAAGATCTGCCAGACGCCCAGAGCCTGCCCGGTGACGGTATGCAGGGCGCCGACTATCAGCCCAACTTCAATTTTGGCAGCCTGGACAAGCTGGACCGCCTCTATGCCCAAAGCGGCACCTTCTACAACATGATGGACATGGTCAGCGCCGACTGGGCCTTTGACAGCTCCACCGGTGACGAATGGGCCGGCGCCATTAACCACTACAGCGACTTCAAGGTAACACCAGAGCAAGCCGCGCCGGTCGCCCTGCGTGAAGCCAACGAGTACTGGGTCGATGGCCACAGCTACCTGTCTGCCACCGTGTTTCCCAAGGTTAATGATTTCAAGGAATTCTACGTTTACGCAGATGAAGTCCACGCCAACCTGATTGGCCGTGCCCTGGCTGCGGATCAGAACGTGGTTTGGGGTACAGGCACCCACACGGCCGCGCCAGTGCCCGTATACGCCTTTGGTCCTTATGGTGTGACCAAGCAATTCTCCACCATGCAGCACCACACCGAAGTGGGCCAGAAAATGATGGCAGCGCTGCTCGGTGAATAA
- a CDS encoding YhcH/YjgK/YiaL family protein, producing the protein MIVDKLENRHRYSNLHSGIQAALEFLANTDLAALPKGRHTIDGDALFAIVNDYDTQPPGTEPFETHRRYADVQFVVSGEEAFGYLPLEDQAPLAPYHDAHDFIEYDYEQNREAACFVPLKAGMFAIFMPEDMHMPGTGTTPVRVRKVVCKVLL; encoded by the coding sequence ATGATTGTCGACAAACTCGAAAACAGACACAGATACAGTAACCTCCATTCAGGCATCCAGGCCGCACTCGAGTTTTTGGCCAACACGGATTTGGCCGCCTTGCCCAAGGGCCGCCACACCATTGATGGCGATGCACTCTTTGCCATAGTCAACGACTACGACACCCAGCCCCCGGGCACAGAACCCTTTGAAACCCACAGACGCTATGCCGACGTACAGTTTGTTGTAAGTGGCGAAGAAGCCTTTGGTTATCTGCCGCTCGAAGATCAAGCCCCCCTGGCGCCCTACCATGACGCCCATGACTTTATCGAATATGACTACGAACAGAATCGCGAGGCCGCCTGCTTTGTCCCCTTGAAGGCTGGGATGTTTGCCATTTTCATGCCGGAAGACATGCATATGCCGGGTACAGGCACTACACCCGTAAGGGTTCGCAAGGTAGTGTGCAAAGTGCTACTTTGA
- a CDS encoding alpha/beta hydrolase, with translation MNALRLLAGKTAMKRIREEGLKPELFSRLLAASGGPKWLGIAGLDKYLFSEFFKDRKTPLYTLGASSGAWRLACLAQQDVLAAYGRLEAFYIGQRYDTKPSREEVSRQVTGIVAGILGDTGAAEILANPVFRSHFVVCRGRHLNRVNGKLPLALGLSVTAATNLVSRRSLGWHFERLVFSQADNDSHFRLLTDLPSRDCELSQDNLADVLQATGSIPMVLAPVGHIEGAGEGHFYDGGITDYHFDFPLEQHQGLTLYPHFFPSIKPGWFDKSLPWRRAVANYDNALLLVPSAGFVASLPNGKIPDRDDFKTLDTQSRQRSWRQAAQASERLAEEFSRVLEGDISRIESFPG, from the coding sequence TTGAACGCACTCAGATTACTGGCCGGCAAAACCGCCATGAAACGGATCCGCGAGGAGGGGCTCAAGCCTGAGCTTTTCAGCCGTCTGCTGGCGGCGTCCGGTGGCCCCAAATGGCTTGGCATTGCCGGGCTCGATAAGTATCTGTTCAGTGAGTTTTTTAAAGACCGTAAGACGCCACTCTATACCCTGGGTGCCTCCTCCGGAGCCTGGCGGCTAGCCTGTTTGGCACAGCAGGACGTGCTGGCGGCCTATGGCCGCCTGGAAGCCTTTTATATCGGCCAGCGTTACGACACCAAACCCAGCCGTGAAGAGGTCAGCCGTCAGGTCACAGGTATTGTGGCCGGGATTCTGGGTGACACAGGCGCCGCCGAGATATTGGCCAACCCGGTATTTCGTTCGCATTTTGTGGTCTGTCGTGGGCGACATTTAAATCGCGTTAATGGCAAGCTGCCCCTGGCACTGGGGCTTTCGGTAACGGCGGCCACCAATCTCGTCAGTCGTCGCAGTCTGGGTTGGCACTTTGAACGGCTGGTGTTTTCCCAGGCAGACAATGACTCCCACTTTCGTCTGCTCACCGATCTGCCCAGCCGTGATTGCGAGCTGAGTCAGGATAACCTGGCGGACGTGTTGCAGGCCACCGGTTCCATTCCCATGGTGCTGGCCCCGGTGGGGCACATAGAAGGCGCGGGGGAAGGGCACTTCTATGACGGTGGCATTACCGACTACCATTTTGATTTCCCGCTTGAGCAGCACCAGGGACTCACCCTGTATCCGCATTTTTTCCCCTCCATCAAGCCCGGTTGGTTTGATAAGTCGTTGCCGTGGCGAAGGGCCGTGGCCAATTATGACAATGCGTTGCTGCTGGTGCCCAGCGCCGGGTTTGTCGCCTCCCTGCCCAATGGAAAAATTCCTGACCGGGACGATTTCAAAACCCTCGACACACAGAGCCGTCAGCGCAGTTGGCGGCAGGCGGCCCAGGCCAGCGAACGGTTGGCAGAGGAGTTTTCCCGGGTGCTTGAGGGCGACATCTCCCGGATAGAATCGTTTCCGGGATGA
- a CDS encoding LON peptidase substrate-binding domain-containing protein, whose amino-acid sequence MQSQDMALLIHDALLLPDGRLELRIVEPRYLRMVAEVFKGYYPLAFAMHKANGHPPCYPEATQCEIIDFNQLEDDTLSIIIEGRQRVEILSARQDKDLLWKVRAAPCHNWEKEPIDGEFEIISAALEQFYQVNPDLFGLYSDVHLEDAAWVSQRWLEVLPMYSQDKFKLINQPDCHKAMDFVLKLIKSHAG is encoded by the coding sequence ATGCAATCACAGGACATGGCGTTACTGATCCACGACGCCTTACTGTTGCCAGATGGACGGCTTGAGTTGAGGATTGTTGAGCCGCGCTATTTGCGCATGGTGGCAGAAGTGTTCAAAGGGTATTACCCTCTGGCCTTCGCGATGCACAAGGCCAACGGTCATCCACCTTGCTATCCGGAAGCAACCCAATGCGAGATCATCGACTTTAACCAGTTGGAAGACGACACCCTGAGTATCATTATTGAGGGGCGTCAGCGGGTGGAAATTCTCTCTGCCAGGCAGGATAAAGACCTGCTGTGGAAGGTGAGAGCGGCCCCTTGCCACAACTGGGAAAAAGAGCCCATTGATGGCGAGTTCGAAATCATCAGTGCGGCGCTGGAGCAGTTTTACCAGGTCAATCCGGATCTTTTCGGTTTGTACAGCGATGTGCACCTTGAGGATGCGGCCTGGGTAAGCCAGCGTTGGCTAGAGGTGCTGCCCATGTACAGCCAGGACAAATTCAAACTGATTAATCAGCCGGATTGTCACAAGGCCATGGACTTTGTGCTCAAGCTCATCAAATCCCACGCCGGATAA
- a CDS encoding pseudouridine synthase has product MSELTATARAAQPSYVVLPRDNPSTTVFGFLCSHFARIGEEVWRRRILDGKVHWQDGTLITLLTPYRPTARVYYYREVVAETKIPFSEKILCRNAHMMLVFKPHFLPVTPSGNYVNECLVHRLRLATGIDTISPAHRLDRETAGVILMSLNPETRLQYHQLFLNGGIRKDYEAIARLTPELLAKHGEGQALPQRWTVKNRMQPADPSFLMQVVPGEANSHSEIALLKVKDGRGLFELSPITGRTHQLRVHMQSLGMPLENDRFYPSLQPQSADNFNTPLKLVAKRLRFTDPITGEKLDVGCDGFSHEFS; this is encoded by the coding sequence GTGTCTGAATTAACCGCCACCGCCCGTGCGGCCCAACCTTCTTATGTGGTCTTGCCACGGGATAACCCCAGTACCACGGTATTTGGTTTTTTGTGCAGCCATTTCGCCCGTATCGGCGAAGAGGTTTGGCGTCGCCGCATTCTCGATGGCAAGGTGCATTGGCAGGATGGCACGCTTATTACACTGCTCACGCCCTATCGCCCCACGGCAAGGGTCTACTACTACCGCGAAGTTGTGGCCGAGACCAAGATCCCCTTCAGCGAGAAAATACTGTGCCGCAATGCGCATATGATGCTGGTGTTTAAACCGCATTTTTTGCCGGTGACCCCTTCGGGTAACTATGTCAACGAGTGTCTGGTGCATCGGCTGCGGCTTGCCACCGGCATCGACACCATCAGTCCGGCCCACAGACTCGACAGGGAAACCGCCGGGGTTATTCTGATGAGCCTGAACCCGGAAACCCGGCTTCAGTACCATCAACTTTTCTTAAATGGTGGAATACGCAAAGACTACGAAGCCATTGCCCGGTTAACGCCAGAACTCCTGGCAAAGCATGGCGAGGGGCAGGCTTTGCCGCAGCGCTGGACAGTGAAAAATCGTATGCAACCGGCAGACCCGTCGTTTTTGATGCAGGTCGTGCCGGGAGAGGCCAACAGCCACTCTGAAATCGCCTTGCTCAAGGTAAAGGATGGCCGCGGTTTGTTTGAGCTCAGCCCCATCACAGGTCGCACTCATCAGCTAAGGGTGCACATGCAGAGTCTCGGCATGCCGCTGGAAAACGATCGTTTTTACCCCAGCCTGCAACCCCAATCGGCAGATAACTTTAATACCCCCTTAAAGCTGGTGGCCAAGCGACTCAGATTTACCGACCCCATCACCGGGGAGAAGTTGGATGTCGGCTGTGATGGCTTTTCACATGAATTCAGTTAG
- a CDS encoding glycosyltransferase family 2 protein, whose amino-acid sequence MSELHTLHYILADVWHQLATHGSFIIWLVPLILCYELPLMIMVVMGILRFYYQEYCTVSKVSSYQPKVSCVITCYAEGDAVRSTIESFVEQVYDGELEIIAVVDGAVQNGHSFNVAMRASRELSRPGREVIVLPKWQRGGRVSTLNAGLSVATGELVINADADTSFDNNMVASIVPYFDDPNVPAVGGALRVRNVGDSFWSRMQAIEYLISMQGGKTGLGQWNLLNNVSGAFGAFRRELLIQIGGWDTHTAEDLDLTLRFKQYFGRHPEWRIPFATLAIGHTDAPADLKTLVLQRLRWDGDLLFLYFRKHWPAFTPKLLGKGTFLFTLLYGFLQNVLMPLVIVIYGIGLILAYPWQFLTSIALTIYGFYLGFLVFFYLLVLLAISERPKQDWRLALWLPVYPFYALFMRLICAFALLNEAVRRSHEESAMAPWWVMKRGRRF is encoded by the coding sequence ATGAGTGAGCTGCACACACTGCACTACATTCTGGCGGATGTATGGCATCAGTTGGCGACCCATGGCAGCTTTATCATCTGGTTGGTGCCATTGATCCTCTGCTATGAACTGCCTCTGATGATAATGGTGGTCATGGGGATTTTACGTTTTTACTATCAGGAATATTGCACGGTTTCCAAGGTCTCCAGCTATCAGCCAAAGGTGTCCTGTGTTATTACCTGCTACGCCGAAGGCGACGCGGTGCGCTCTACCATTGAATCCTTTGTGGAACAGGTATACGACGGCGAGCTTGAAATCATCGCCGTGGTGGATGGCGCAGTGCAAAATGGCCATTCTTTTAACGTCGCGATGAGGGCCAGCCGGGAATTGTCGCGCCCCGGACGGGAAGTGATAGTGCTGCCCAAGTGGCAACGGGGAGGTCGGGTCTCGACCCTGAATGCAGGGCTCAGCGTGGCGACCGGCGAGCTGGTGATTAATGCCGATGCCGATACCTCCTTTGATAACAACATGGTGGCCAGCATAGTTCCCTATTTTGACGACCCCAATGTGCCCGCCGTTGGCGGAGCGCTGCGAGTGCGCAATGTGGGCGACAGTTTCTGGAGCCGCATGCAGGCCATCGAATACCTGATTTCCATGCAGGGGGGCAAAACCGGCCTCGGGCAGTGGAATCTGCTTAACAATGTCTCGGGGGCATTCGGGGCATTTCGGCGTGAATTGCTTATTCAGATTGGAGGCTGGGATACCCACACCGCGGAAGACCTGGATCTGACGTTGAGGTTTAAGCAGTATTTTGGTCGTCATCCCGAATGGCGGATCCCCTTTGCGACTCTGGCCATAGGCCACACTGACGCGCCAGCAGATCTGAAAACCCTGGTGCTGCAGCGGCTGCGCTGGGACGGCGACCTGTTGTTTTTGTATTTCCGCAAGCATTGGCCAGCCTTTACCCCTAAACTGCTGGGCAAAGGCACATTTTTGTTCACATTACTCTATGGCTTCCTGCAAAATGTGCTGATGCCATTGGTGATTGTTATTTATGGTATTGGCCTGATACTGGCTTATCCCTGGCAGTTTTTAACCTCGATAGCCCTGACCATCTATGGTTTCTATCTCGGATTTTTGGTGTTTTTCTATTTATTGGTGTTATTGGCTATTTCCGAGCGGCCGAAGCAGGATTGGCGGCTTGCACTCTGGTTGCCTGTATACCCTTTTTATGCGCTGTTTATGCGACTGATATGTGCATTTGCGCTTCTTAACGAAGCGGTGCGCCGCTCTCACGAGGAGAGCGCTATGGCCCCCTGGTGGGTGATGAAGCGCGGGAGACGATTTTAA